GACAGGAAACCATGCTAGATTATTAAAGTCTTCCAGTGGCTTTTCTACTTCTTGATACGAAAGTGCTTCATAAATATAGGCTGGATTATAAAAATGCGTGTCCCGATGGCGTGAATAAAAATATTCATCCGCTTGACCAAAGTAATCTCCTACTTGGATGCTAAAACCAAGCTCTTCCAGTAATTCCCGCTCGAGAGTAGCCAGCTGGTCTTCTCCTTCTTCCATTTGGCCTCCAGGAAGAAACCAAGCACCATTAGGTGCCTGCACTAAAATAATATTTTCTTTCTTTTCATCTGGAATTACTGCATAAACTCCATAACGCGTCACATATTCGACATTTTCCTCATGAACTCCAAAAACTGGATGGGTCATTATCTTTCCTCATTCCTTCTAATCTTTACTACTATCATAAATAACTTATACTAGCCTGTCAAGAGTTTGAACTTATTTTTTCAGCTTTCACAAGGAAGCTTAGCCCCTTAGTTCTCAAGTAAAAAAGCCCGCCTCAGTTGAGACGGGACTTCTTCTACTAGCCATCAGTCAAACCTATTCATGTTAGACTGGATTATTTTTCTTCAAATCCTTCTGCAACTGCATCCGCAAAGTTTTCTTCTACGATGCTTGCACAGTGGTCACAAATAACTGCATGGTAGTTACGGTCTGCAGTAGTTGGATCGATACGACGGCAACGGTCACATACTTCACCTGCAGCGCGTTCAACTGTGAAGGCAACATCCTCAAAGCTAACTGCGCCTTCTGGAGCTGATCCTTCTGCAATGGTCAATTCTGACACGATCAAAAGTTGAGCTACATTGCTATCCACTGCTCCAAGAAGAGTTTTCACCACTTCATTTGGATAAACTGTCAAGTGCGCTTCGAGTGATTTACCGATAACTTTTGCATTACGGGCTTCTTCCAAGGCTTTCTGAGCTTGTCCACGGAAGTCCATGAAGGCTGCCCAGGTATCCAAGATTTCTTCTTGGTTAGCAAATGTTTGAGCTTCTGGCAATTCTGACAATTGAACGAAGTCTTCAGCTTCAAACTCGAGATATGACCAGATCTCCTCTGCAGTGTGAGGAAGAATCGGAGTCAAGAGTTTGGTGATTTTGACAAGAATGTCATAGAAAACTGTTTGCATTTGACGGCGTTCAAGCGATTTGGCACCTTCTATGTAAACAACATC
This genomic window from Streptococcus cristatus AS 1.3089 contains:
- a CDS encoding NUDIX domain-containing protein, whose amino-acid sequence is MTHPVFGVHEENVEYVTRYGVYAVIPDEKKENIILVQAPNGAWFLPGGQMEEGEDQLATLERELLEELGFSIQVGDYFGQADEYFYSRHRDTHFYNPAYIYEALSYQEVEKPLEDFNNLAWFPVDLAIEKLKRGSHKWGIEQWKRKYQNN